A genomic stretch from Candidatus Hydrogenisulfobacillus filiaventi includes:
- the rlmH gene encoding Ribosomal RNA large subunit methyltransferase H, translating to MGRIRLLTVGRMREPGLRTLMEEYGRRIRAWAPWEWQELPAAGADPARAAARLLQAAGPERLILLDVEGERPDSHGFARRLEAWMAAGPVTLAVAGASGWDTRARARADWRWSLSPLTFPHQLVAVLVAEQVYRALTILHHHPYHGGH from the coding sequence ATGGGACGCATCCGTCTGCTGACCGTGGGCCGCATGCGGGAGCCGGGACTCCGGACGCTGATGGAGGAGTACGGCCGTCGCATCCGCGCCTGGGCGCCGTGGGAGTGGCAGGAGCTGCCGGCCGCCGGGGCCGACCCGGCTCGTGCCGCTGCCCGCCTCCTGCAGGCGGCGGGCCCTGAACGGCTGATTCTGCTGGACGTGGAGGGGGAACGCCCGGATAGCCATGGGTTTGCCCGCCGGCTGGAGGCCTGGATGGCGGCGGGACCGGTGACCCTGGCGGTGGCAGGCGCCTCGGGCTGGGATACCCGCGCCCGCGCCCGGGCCGACTGGCGCTGGTCCTTGTCGCCGCTGACCTTCCCCCACCAGCTGGTGGCGGTGCTGGTCGCGGAGCAGGTCTACCGGGCGTTAACCATCCTGCACCACCACCCCTATCATGGCGGCCATTGA
- a CDS encoding protein of unknown function (Evidence 5 : Unknown function) gives MPPHGGFDPERLLAAEAARRQHLPPESLLPDFLYRRDETLIDYGCGAGFFTIPAARYLTGGRVWALDRDPRMVAATTERARREGLPNVAGLVADGDVPALPPADAVLMANVFHDLDDPDAVLRRLHPLLQPHGRLYLVEWLPVPTEMGPPLAIRIGPEALAARLEAAGFEVRRLFRDPYPFYRVLAGPV, from the coding sequence ATGCCACCGCACGGCGGATTCGACCCTGAGCGCCTGCTGGCGGCAGAGGCTGCCCGCCGGCAGCATCTGCCCCCGGAATCGCTGTTGCCCGACTTCCTGTACCGCCGCGACGAAACGCTAATCGATTACGGCTGCGGTGCCGGCTTCTTTACGATCCCGGCTGCCCGCTACCTCACCGGGGGTCGGGTCTGGGCGCTAGACCGCGACCCTCGGATGGTGGCCGCCACCACCGAGCGTGCCCGCCGGGAAGGTCTTCCCAACGTGGCGGGCCTGGTTGCGGACGGAGATGTCCCGGCGCTCCCGCCGGCTGACGCCGTGTTGATGGCCAACGTCTTTCATGACCTGGACGACCCGGACGCGGTCCTAAGGCGCCTTCACCCGCTCCTCCAGCCCCACGGCCGGCTCTACCTGGTGGAATGGCTGCCGGTTCCCACCGAGATGGGGCCGCCGCTCGCCATCCGCATCGGGCCGGAGGCGCTGGCTGCCCGGCTGGAGGCCGCCGGCTTTGAGGTGCGCCGCCTGTTCCGGGACCCGTACCCCTTCTATCGCGTACTGGCCGGGCCGGTCTGA